From Symbiobacterium terraclitae, the proteins below share one genomic window:
- a CDS encoding SipW-dependent-type signal peptide-containing protein, with amino-acid sequence MNKKLLLTMGAAAAIAAVSAGGTLALFTDSKSASADFVAGTLCLDSERNDGDTVPGPMFYITAEQGRTTSGAPGLLPTGVWAPGDSHTRTLTVYNGNRPECKTSMDAWLTAVEARLTEGIADQYVALASQLNVVVKTPQGGGPDVVVAEAPLSDFLAGPVTILYPDGDKIPLAYPSNRHMKFEVAFDRDAGNEYQGKTLVVDFVVHAEQQRNNR; translated from the coding sequence ATGAACAAGAAGCTTCTGTTGACGATGGGTGCAGCCGCTGCGATCGCGGCCGTGTCCGCCGGCGGTACGCTCGCCCTGTTCACTGACTCCAAGAGCGCCAGCGCCGATTTTGTCGCCGGAACGCTGTGCCTCGACAGCGAACGCAATGACGGCGACACGGTTCCCGGCCCGATGTTCTACATCACAGCTGAGCAGGGCCGGACGACATCGGGCGCGCCGGGTCTGCTTCCCACCGGAGTGTGGGCTCCCGGCGACTCGCATACGCGGACGCTGACCGTCTACAACGGCAACCGCCCCGAGTGCAAGACGAGCATGGATGCGTGGCTCACGGCGGTGGAGGCCCGCCTTACCGAGGGGATCGCTGACCAGTACGTCGCCCTGGCCAGCCAGCTGAACGTCGTGGTCAAGACGCCTCAGGGCGGCGGTCCCGACGTGGTGGTGGCAGAGGCGCCGCTCAGCGACTTCCTGGCGGGGCCCGTGACCATCCTCTACCCCGATGGCGACAAGATTCCCCTGGCGTACCCCTCGAACCGGCACATGAAGTTCGAGGTCGCCTTCGACAGGGACGCCGGCAACGAGTACCAGGGCAAGACCCTGGTGGTGGACTTCGTGGTCCATGCCGAGCAGCAGCGGAACAACCGGTAG
- a CDS encoding TasA family protein: MKKILMSLATVGALSALITGASFALFTAQTENINNTFSAGTVTLGNVALGSCDIGDPNNLAPGDSGSCTVNVTYSGSLEAFIGVQFSTEGALFEGSHPVTVSLSGGVGDHNGYYLLGKYDDGDTASVTADWSFPLAAGNEYQGASGTVNLKFVAVQARNNTDADGKPISWN; encoded by the coding sequence ATGAAGAAGATCCTTATGTCCCTCGCGACCGTGGGTGCCCTTTCCGCGCTGATCACCGGCGCCAGCTTCGCCCTGTTCACGGCCCAGACCGAGAACATCAACAACACCTTCAGCGCCGGCACGGTGACCCTCGGCAATGTGGCCCTCGGTTCCTGCGATATCGGCGATCCCAACAACCTGGCTCCTGGCGACAGCGGCTCCTGCACGGTCAACGTGACCTACTCGGGCAGCCTCGAGGCCTTCATCGGTGTCCAGTTCTCGACGGAGGGCGCCCTCTTCGAAGGCTCTCATCCCGTGACCGTCTCCCTGTCCGGCGGCGTGGGCGACCACAACGGCTACTACCTGCTGGGCAAGTACGACGATGGTGACACCGCCTCGGTGACCGCCGACTGGTCCTTCCCGCTGGCGGCCGGCAACGAGTACCAGGGCGCCAGCGGCACCGTCAACCTGAAGTTCGTGGCCGTCCAGGCGCGGAACAACACCGACGCTGACGGCAAGCCCATTTCCTGGAACTAA